In Brienomyrus brachyistius isolate T26 unplaced genomic scaffold, BBRACH_0.4 scaffold43, whole genome shotgun sequence, a single genomic region encodes these proteins:
- the LOC125722854 gene encoding zona pellucida sperm-binding protein 3-like isoform X15, producing the protein MAVHEGVIVLLLLLGCSCEAQLKSGFLVKTPQVAAVYQNGLGAPQVVAAGYQVGVGAPQVASTGYQVGVGAPQVASTGYQVGVGAPQVASTGYQVGVGAPQVASTGYQVGVGAPQVASTGYQVGVGAPQVASTGYQVGVGATKVGATGFQVGVGAPQVASTGFQVGVGGTGYQVGVGATKVGAAGYLSEQVAPALVKSVTGMQVNPDSVRVVCGEDSVMVDVLQDLLAIGQLINASDITLGGCAPTGQDASGTVRFQSVLQACGSTLMMTADALVYSFALIYTPSGINGSPIVRTNGAVVGIECHYLRKQNVSSNALVPTWIPYYATMAAEAQLNFSLRLMDDAWQNERASNVYFLGSVLNIEASVLVGNSQPLRVFVDSCVATLVPDVTSVPSYAFVQNSGCLTDAKVTGSRSQFLPRKQDDKLQLQLDAFRFSQDGRSSLYITCSLRATVASVPVDSQHKACSFSLAANRWVSVDGNDQVCGCCDASCGLAGVAGAQGTGFLGPIAIQQGPPTASQPGQLYILKG; encoded by the exons ATGGCAGTGCATGAGGGGGTTATAGTGCTGCTTCTTCTTTTAGGTTGCAGCTGTGAAGCTCAACTGAAGTCTGGGTTTCTTGTGAAGACCCCTCAAGTGGCTGCAGTTTATCAAAATGGAttaggtgctccccaggtggtggcagctggctatcaggttggcgtaggggctccccaggtggcttcgaccggctatcaggttggcgtaggggctccccag gtggcttcgactggctatcaggttggcgtaggggctccccag gtggcttcgaccggctatcaggttggcgtaggggctccccaggtggcttcgaccggctatcaggttggcgtaggggctccccaggtggcttcgaccggctatcaggttggcgtaggggctccccaggtggcttcgaccggctatcaggttggcgtaggggctaccAAGGTGGGGgcgaccggcttccaggttggcgtaggggctccccaggtggcttcgaccggcttccaggttggcgtgggggggaccggctatcaggttggcgtaggggctaccAAGGTGGGGGCGGCCGGCTATCTGAGCGAGCAAGTTGCTCCTGCTCTGGTTAAATCTGTGACTGGAATGCAAGTGAACCCTGATAGtgtgagggttgtatgtggggaGGATTCGGTTATGGTGGATGTGCTACAGGACCTTCTAGCTATTGGCCAGCTGATCAATGCTTCAGACATCACCCTTGGTGGTTGTGCACCCACTGGGCAGGATGCTTCTGGCACAGTGAGGTTTCAGTCTGTGCTGCAGGCCTGTGGAAGTACACTGATG ATGACTGCTGATGCCCTGGTCTATAGCTTTGCATTGATCTACACCCCCAGTGGTATTAATGGCAGccccattgtgaggaccaatggTGCTGTGGTTGGCATTGAGTGTCACTATTTGAG GAAGCAGAATGTGAGCAGCAATGCCCTGGTGCCAACCTGGATCCCCTACTATGCTACAATGGCGGCTGAGGCACAACTGAATTTCTCACTGAGGCTGATGGATG ATGCATGGCAGAATGAGAGGGCCTCCAATGTGTACTTCCTGGGAAGTGTCCTGAACATTGAAGCCTCTGTCCTTGTGGGCAACAGTCAGCCCCTGCGTGTCTTTGTGGACAGCTGTGTGGCCACCTTGGTCCCTGATGTGACCTCTGTCCCTAGCTATGCCTTTGTGCAGAACTCTGG GTGCCTGACTGATGCCAAGGTGACAGGATCCCGCTCCCAGTTCCTGCCCAGAAAGCAGGATGACAAGCTGCAGCTTCAGCTGGATGCTTTCAGGTTCTCTCAGGATGGCAGGAGCTCA CTGTACATTACTTGCAGCCTGAGAGCAACAGTGGCTTCTGTGCCTGTGGATTCCCAACACAAGGCTTGTTCCTTCTCTCTTGCCGCTAACAG GTGGGTGTCTGTGGATGGGAATGAccaggtgtgtggctgctgtGACGCCAGCTGTGGGCTTGCAGGTGTAGCAG GTGCTCAAGGCACAGGTTTTCTGGGCCCCATTGCTATCCAACAGGGTCCTCCCACGGCTAGTCAGCCTGGACAGCTGTATATTCTGAAGGGATAG
- the LOC125722854 gene encoding zona pellucida sperm-binding protein 3-like isoform X10, with the protein MAVHEGVIVLLLLLGCSCEAQLKSGFLVKTPQVAAVYQNGLGAPQVVAAGYQVGVGAPQVASTGYQVGVGAPQVVAAGYQVGVGAPQVVAAGYQVGVGAPQVSSTGYQVGVGAPQVASTGYQVGVGAPQVASTGYQVGVGAPQVASTGYQVGVGATKVGATGFQVGVGAPQVASTGFQVGVGGTGYQVGVGATKVGAAGYLSEQVAPALVKSVTGMQVNPDSVRVVCGEDSVMVDVLQDLLAIGQLINASDITLGGCAPTGQDASGTVRFQSVLQACGSTLMMTADALVYSFALIYTPSGINGSPIVRTNGAVVGIECHYLRKQNVSSNALVPTWIPYYATMAAEAQLNFSLRLMDDAWQNERASNVYFLGSVLNIEASVLVGNSQPLRVFVDSCVATLVPDVTSVPSYAFVQNSGCLTDAKVTGSRSQFLPRKQDDKLQLQLDAFRFSQDGRSSLYITCSLRATVASVPVDSQHKACSFSLAANRWVSVDGNDQVCGCCDASCGLAGVAGAQGTGFLGPIAIQQGPPTASQPGQLYILKG; encoded by the exons ATGGCAGTGCATGAGGGGGTTATAGTGCTGCTTCTTCTTTTAGGTTGCAGCTGTGAAGCTCAACTGAAGTCTGGGTTTCTTGTGAAGACCCCTCAAGTGGCTGCAGTTTATCAAAATGGAttaggtgctccccaggtggtggcagctggctatcaggttggcgtaggggctccccaggtggcttcgaccggctatcaggttggcgtaggggctccccaggtggtggcagctggctatcaggttggcgtaggggctccccaggtggtggcagctggctatcaggttggcgtaggggctccccag gtgtcttcgaccggctatcaggttggcgtaggggctccccag gtggcttcgaccggctatcaggttggcgtaggggctccccaggtggcttcgaccggctatcaggttggcgtaggggctccccaggtggcttcgaccggctatcaggttggcgtaggggctaccAAGGTGGGGgcgaccggcttccaggttggcgtaggggctccccaggtggcttcgaccggcttccaggttggcgtgggggggaccggctatcaggttggcgtaggggctaccAAGGTGGGGGCGGCCGGCTATCTGAGCGAGCAAGTTGCTCCTGCTCTGGTTAAATCTGTGACTGGAATGCAAGTGAACCCTGATAGtgtgagggttgtatgtggggaGGATTCGGTTATGGTGGATGTGCTACAGGACCTTCTAGCTATTGGCCAGCTGATCAATGCTTCAGACATCACCCTTGGTGGTTGTGCACCCACTGGGCAGGATGCTTCTGGCACAGTGAGGTTTCAGTCTGTGCTGCAGGCCTGTGGAAGTACACTGATG ATGACTGCTGATGCCCTGGTCTATAGCTTTGCATTGATCTACACCCCCAGTGGTATTAATGGCAGccccattgtgaggaccaatggTGCTGTGGTTGGCATTGAGTGTCACTATTTGAG GAAGCAGAATGTGAGCAGCAATGCCCTGGTGCCAACCTGGATCCCCTACTATGCTACAATGGCGGCTGAGGCACAACTGAATTTCTCACTGAGGCTGATGGATG ATGCATGGCAGAATGAGAGGGCCTCCAATGTGTACTTCCTGGGAAGTGTCCTGAACATTGAAGCCTCTGTCCTTGTGGGCAACAGTCAGCCCCTGCGTGTCTTTGTGGACAGCTGTGTGGCCACCTTGGTCCCTGATGTGACCTCTGTCCCTAGCTATGCCTTTGTGCAGAACTCTGG GTGCCTGACTGATGCCAAGGTGACAGGATCCCGCTCCCAGTTCCTGCCCAGAAAGCAGGATGACAAGCTGCAGCTTCAGCTGGATGCTTTCAGGTTCTCTCAGGATGGCAGGAGCTCA CTGTACATTACTTGCAGCCTGAGAGCAACAGTGGCTTCTGTGCCTGTGGATTCCCAACACAAGGCTTGTTCCTTCTCTCTTGCCGCTAACAG GTGGGTGTCTGTGGATGGGAATGAccaggtgtgtggctgctgtGACGCCAGCTGTGGGCTTGCAGGTGTAGCAG GTGCTCAAGGCACAGGTTTTCTGGGCCCCATTGCTATCCAACAGGGTCCTCCCACGGCTAGTCAGCCTGGACAGCTGTATATTCTGAAGGGATAG
- the LOC125722854 gene encoding zona pellucida sperm-binding protein 3-like isoform X6, with amino-acid sequence MAVHEGVIVLLLLLGCSCEAQLKSGFLVKTPQVAAVYQNGLGAPQVVAAGYQVGVGAPQVASTGYQVGVGAPQVVAAGYQVGVGAPQVVAAGYQVGVGAPQVSSTGYQVGVGAPQVSSTGYQVGVGAPQVASTGYQVGVGAPQVASTGYQVGVGAPQVASTGYQVGVGAPQVASTGYQVGVGAPQVASTGFQVGVGGTGYQVGVGATKVGAAGYLSEQVAPALVKSVTGMQVNPDSVRVVCGEDSVMVDVLQDLLAIGQLINASDITLGGCAPTGQDASGTVRFQSVLQACGSTLMMTADALVYSFALIYTPSGINGSPIVRTNGAVVGIECHYLRKQNVSSNALVPTWIPYYATMAAEAQLNFSLRLMDDAWQNERASNVYFLGSVLNIEASVLVGNSQPLRVFVDSCVATLVPDVTSVPSYAFVQNSGCLTDAKVTGSRSQFLPRKQDDKLQLQLDAFRFSQDGRSSLYITCSLRATVASVPVDSQHKACSFSLAANRWVSVDGNDQVCGCCDASCGLAGVAGAQGTGFLGPIAIQQGPPTASQPGQLYILKG; translated from the exons ATGGCAGTGCATGAGGGGGTTATAGTGCTGCTTCTTCTTTTAGGTTGCAGCTGTGAAGCTCAACTGAAGTCTGGGTTTCTTGTGAAGACCCCTCAAGTGGCTGCAGTTTATCAAAATGGAttaggtgctccccaggtggtggcagctggctatcaggttggcgtaggggctccccaggtggcttcgaccggctatcaggttggcgtaggggctccccaggtggtggcagctggctatcaggttggcgtaggggctccccaggtggtggcagctggctatcaggttggcgtaggggctccccag gtgtcttcgaccggctatcaggttggcgtaggggctccccaggtgtcttcgaccggctatcaggttggcgtaggggctccccaggtggcttcgaccggctatcaggttggcgtaggggctccccaggtggcttcgaccggctatcaggttggcgtaggggctccccaggtggcttcgaccggctatcaggttggcgtaggggctccccaggtggcttcgaccggctatcag gttggcgtaggggctccccaggtggcttcgaccggcttccaggttggcgtgggggggaccggctatcaggttggcgtaggggctaccAAGGTGGGGGCGGCCGGCTATCTGAGCGAGCAAGTTGCTCCTGCTCTGGTTAAATCTGTGACTGGAATGCAAGTGAACCCTGATAGtgtgagggttgtatgtggggaGGATTCGGTTATGGTGGATGTGCTACAGGACCTTCTAGCTATTGGCCAGCTGATCAATGCTTCAGACATCACCCTTGGTGGTTGTGCACCCACTGGGCAGGATGCTTCTGGCACAGTGAGGTTTCAGTCTGTGCTGCAGGCCTGTGGAAGTACACTGATG ATGACTGCTGATGCCCTGGTCTATAGCTTTGCATTGATCTACACCCCCAGTGGTATTAATGGCAGccccattgtgaggaccaatggTGCTGTGGTTGGCATTGAGTGTCACTATTTGAG GAAGCAGAATGTGAGCAGCAATGCCCTGGTGCCAACCTGGATCCCCTACTATGCTACAATGGCGGCTGAGGCACAACTGAATTTCTCACTGAGGCTGATGGATG ATGCATGGCAGAATGAGAGGGCCTCCAATGTGTACTTCCTGGGAAGTGTCCTGAACATTGAAGCCTCTGTCCTTGTGGGCAACAGTCAGCCCCTGCGTGTCTTTGTGGACAGCTGTGTGGCCACCTTGGTCCCTGATGTGACCTCTGTCCCTAGCTATGCCTTTGTGCAGAACTCTGG GTGCCTGACTGATGCCAAGGTGACAGGATCCCGCTCCCAGTTCCTGCCCAGAAAGCAGGATGACAAGCTGCAGCTTCAGCTGGATGCTTTCAGGTTCTCTCAGGATGGCAGGAGCTCA CTGTACATTACTTGCAGCCTGAGAGCAACAGTGGCTTCTGTGCCTGTGGATTCCCAACACAAGGCTTGTTCCTTCTCTCTTGCCGCTAACAG GTGGGTGTCTGTGGATGGGAATGAccaggtgtgtggctgctgtGACGCCAGCTGTGGGCTTGCAGGTGTAGCAG GTGCTCAAGGCACAGGTTTTCTGGGCCCCATTGCTATCCAACAGGGTCCTCCCACGGCTAGTCAGCCTGGACAGCTGTATATTCTGAAGGGATAG
- the LOC125722854 gene encoding zona pellucida sperm-binding protein 3-like isoform X5, with protein sequence MAVHEGVIVLLLLLGCSCEAQLKSGFLVKTPQVAAVYQNGLGAPQVVAAGYQVGVGAPQVVAAGYQVGVGAPQVVAAGYQVGVGAPQVSSTGYQVGVGAPQVSSTGYQVGVGAPQVASTGYQVGVGAPQVASTGYQVGVGAPQVASTGYQVGVGAPQVASTGYQVGVGATKVGATGFQVGVGAPQVASTGFQVGVGGTGYQVGVGATKVGAAGYLSEQVAPALVKSVTGMQVNPDSVRVVCGEDSVMVDVLQDLLAIGQLINASDITLGGCAPTGQDASGTVRFQSVLQACGSTLMMTADALVYSFALIYTPSGINGSPIVRTNGAVVGIECHYLRKQNVSSNALVPTWIPYYATMAAEAQLNFSLRLMDDAWQNERASNVYFLGSVLNIEASVLVGNSQPLRVFVDSCVATLVPDVTSVPSYAFVQNSGCLTDAKVTGSRSQFLPRKQDDKLQLQLDAFRFSQDGRSSLYITCSLRATVASVPVDSQHKACSFSLAANRWVSVDGNDQVCGCCDASCGLAGVAGAQGTGFLGPIAIQQGPPTASQPGQLYILKG encoded by the exons ATGGCAGTGCATGAGGGGGTTATAGTGCTGCTTCTTCTTTTAGGTTGCAGCTGTGAAGCTCAACTGAAGTCTGGGTTTCTTGTGAAGACCCCTCAAGTGGCTGCAGTTTATCAAAATGGAttaggtgctccccaggtggtggcagctggctatcaggttggcgtaggggctccccag gtggtggcagctggctatcaggttggcgtaggggctccccaggtggtggcagctggctatcaggttggcgtaggggctccccag gtgtcttcgaccggctatcaggttggcgtaggggctccccaggtgtcttcgaccggctatcaggttggcgtaggggctccccaggtggcttcgaccggctatcaggttggcgtaggggctccccaggtggcttcgaccggctatcaggttggcgtaggggctccccaggtggcttcgaccggctatcaggttggcgtaggggctccccaggtggcttcgaccggctatcaggttggcgtaggggctaccAAGGTGGGGgcgaccggcttccaggttggcgtaggggctccccaggtggcttcgaccggcttccaggttggcgtgggggggaccggctatcaggttggcgtaggggctaccAAGGTGGGGGCGGCCGGCTATCTGAGCGAGCAAGTTGCTCCTGCTCTGGTTAAATCTGTGACTGGAATGCAAGTGAACCCTGATAGtgtgagggttgtatgtggggaGGATTCGGTTATGGTGGATGTGCTACAGGACCTTCTAGCTATTGGCCAGCTGATCAATGCTTCAGACATCACCCTTGGTGGTTGTGCACCCACTGGGCAGGATGCTTCTGGCACAGTGAGGTTTCAGTCTGTGCTGCAGGCCTGTGGAAGTACACTGATG ATGACTGCTGATGCCCTGGTCTATAGCTTTGCATTGATCTACACCCCCAGTGGTATTAATGGCAGccccattgtgaggaccaatggTGCTGTGGTTGGCATTGAGTGTCACTATTTGAG GAAGCAGAATGTGAGCAGCAATGCCCTGGTGCCAACCTGGATCCCCTACTATGCTACAATGGCGGCTGAGGCACAACTGAATTTCTCACTGAGGCTGATGGATG ATGCATGGCAGAATGAGAGGGCCTCCAATGTGTACTTCCTGGGAAGTGTCCTGAACATTGAAGCCTCTGTCCTTGTGGGCAACAGTCAGCCCCTGCGTGTCTTTGTGGACAGCTGTGTGGCCACCTTGGTCCCTGATGTGACCTCTGTCCCTAGCTATGCCTTTGTGCAGAACTCTGG GTGCCTGACTGATGCCAAGGTGACAGGATCCCGCTCCCAGTTCCTGCCCAGAAAGCAGGATGACAAGCTGCAGCTTCAGCTGGATGCTTTCAGGTTCTCTCAGGATGGCAGGAGCTCA CTGTACATTACTTGCAGCCTGAGAGCAACAGTGGCTTCTGTGCCTGTGGATTCCCAACACAAGGCTTGTTCCTTCTCTCTTGCCGCTAACAG GTGGGTGTCTGTGGATGGGAATGAccaggtgtgtggctgctgtGACGCCAGCTGTGGGCTTGCAGGTGTAGCAG GTGCTCAAGGCACAGGTTTTCTGGGCCCCATTGCTATCCAACAGGGTCCTCCCACGGCTAGTCAGCCTGGACAGCTGTATATTCTGAAGGGATAG
- the LOC125722854 gene encoding zona pellucida sperm-binding protein 3-like isoform X32 has product MAVHEGVIVLLLLLGCSCEAQLKSGFLVKTPQVAAVYQNGLGAPQVVAAGYQVGVGAPQVASTGYQVGVGAPQVASTGYQVGVGAPQVASTGYQVGVGATKVGATGFQVGVGAPQVASTGFQVGVGGTGYQVGVGATKVGAAGYLSEQVAPALVKSVTGMQVNPDSVRVVCGEDSVMVDVLQDLLAIGQLINASDITLGGCAPTGQDASGTVRFQSVLQACGSTLMMTADALVYSFALIYTPSGINGSPIVRTNGAVVGIECHYLRKQNVSSNALVPTWIPYYATMAAEAQLNFSLRLMDDAWQNERASNVYFLGSVLNIEASVLVGNSQPLRVFVDSCVATLVPDVTSVPSYAFVQNSGCLTDAKVTGSRSQFLPRKQDDKLQLQLDAFRFSQDGRSSLYITCSLRATVASVPVDSQHKACSFSLAANRWVSVDGNDQVCGCCDASCGLAGVAGAQGTGFLGPIAIQQGPPTASQPGQLYILKG; this is encoded by the exons ATGGCAGTGCATGAGGGGGTTATAGTGCTGCTTCTTCTTTTAGGTTGCAGCTGTGAAGCTCAACTGAAGTCTGGGTTTCTTGTGAAGACCCCTCAAGTGGCTGCAGTTTATCAAAATGGAttaggtgctccccaggtggtggcagctggctatcaggttggcgtaggggctccccaggtggcttcgaccggctatcaggttggcgtaggggctccccag gtggcttcgaccggctatcaggttggcgtaggggctccccaggtggcttcgaccggctatcaggttggcgtaggggctaccAAGGTGGGGgcgaccggcttccaggttggcgtaggggctccccaggtggcttcgaccggcttccaggttggcgtgggggggaccggctatcaggttggcgtaggggctaccAAGGTGGGGGCGGCCGGCTATCTGAGCGAGCAAGTTGCTCCTGCTCTGGTTAAATCTGTGACTGGAATGCAAGTGAACCCTGATAGtgtgagggttgtatgtggggaGGATTCGGTTATGGTGGATGTGCTACAGGACCTTCTAGCTATTGGCCAGCTGATCAATGCTTCAGACATCACCCTTGGTGGTTGTGCACCCACTGGGCAGGATGCTTCTGGCACAGTGAGGTTTCAGTCTGTGCTGCAGGCCTGTGGAAGTACACTGATG ATGACTGCTGATGCCCTGGTCTATAGCTTTGCATTGATCTACACCCCCAGTGGTATTAATGGCAGccccattgtgaggaccaatggTGCTGTGGTTGGCATTGAGTGTCACTATTTGAG GAAGCAGAATGTGAGCAGCAATGCCCTGGTGCCAACCTGGATCCCCTACTATGCTACAATGGCGGCTGAGGCACAACTGAATTTCTCACTGAGGCTGATGGATG ATGCATGGCAGAATGAGAGGGCCTCCAATGTGTACTTCCTGGGAAGTGTCCTGAACATTGAAGCCTCTGTCCTTGTGGGCAACAGTCAGCCCCTGCGTGTCTTTGTGGACAGCTGTGTGGCCACCTTGGTCCCTGATGTGACCTCTGTCCCTAGCTATGCCTTTGTGCAGAACTCTGG GTGCCTGACTGATGCCAAGGTGACAGGATCCCGCTCCCAGTTCCTGCCCAGAAAGCAGGATGACAAGCTGCAGCTTCAGCTGGATGCTTTCAGGTTCTCTCAGGATGGCAGGAGCTCA CTGTACATTACTTGCAGCCTGAGAGCAACAGTGGCTTCTGTGCCTGTGGATTCCCAACACAAGGCTTGTTCCTTCTCTCTTGCCGCTAACAG GTGGGTGTCTGTGGATGGGAATGAccaggtgtgtggctgctgtGACGCCAGCTGTGGGCTTGCAGGTGTAGCAG GTGCTCAAGGCACAGGTTTTCTGGGCCCCATTGCTATCCAACAGGGTCCTCCCACGGCTAGTCAGCCTGGACAGCTGTATATTCTGAAGGGATAG
- the LOC125722854 gene encoding zona pellucida sperm-binding protein 3-like isoform X17, giving the protein MAVHEGVIVLLLLLGCSCEAQLKSGFLVKTPQVAAVYQNGLGAPQVVAAGYQVGVGAPQVVAAGYQVGVGAPQVASTGYQVGVGAPQVASTGYQVGVGAPQVASTGYQVGVGAPQVASTGYQVGVGAPQVASTGYQVGVGATKVGATGFQVGVGAPQVASTGFQVGVGGTGYQVGVGATKVGAAGYLSEQVAPALVKSVTGMQVNPDSVRVVCGEDSVMVDVLQDLLAIGQLINASDITLGGCAPTGQDASGTVRFQSVLQACGSTLMMTADALVYSFALIYTPSGINGSPIVRTNGAVVGIECHYLRKQNVSSNALVPTWIPYYATMAAEAQLNFSLRLMDDAWQNERASNVYFLGSVLNIEASVLVGNSQPLRVFVDSCVATLVPDVTSVPSYAFVQNSGCLTDAKVTGSRSQFLPRKQDDKLQLQLDAFRFSQDGRSSLYITCSLRATVASVPVDSQHKACSFSLAANRWVSVDGNDQVCGCCDASCGLAGVAGAQGTGFLGPIAIQQGPPTASQPGQLYILKG; this is encoded by the exons ATGGCAGTGCATGAGGGGGTTATAGTGCTGCTTCTTCTTTTAGGTTGCAGCTGTGAAGCTCAACTGAAGTCTGGGTTTCTTGTGAAGACCCCTCAAGTGGCTGCAGTTTATCAAAATGGAttaggtgctccccaggtggtggcagctggctatcaggttggcgtaggggctccccag gtggtggcagctggctatcaggttggcgtaggggctccccaggtggcttcgactggctatcaggttggcgtaggggctccccag gtggcttcgaccggctatcaggttggcgtaggggctccccaggtggcttcgaccggctatcaggttggcgtaggggctccccaggtggcttcgaccggctatcaggttggcgtaggggctccccaggtggcttcgaccggctatcaggttggcgtaggggctaccAAGGTGGGGgcgaccggcttccaggttggcgtaggggctccccaggtggcttcgaccggcttccaggttggcgtgggggggaccggctatcaggttggcgtaggggctaccAAGGTGGGGGCGGCCGGCTATCTGAGCGAGCAAGTTGCTCCTGCTCTGGTTAAATCTGTGACTGGAATGCAAGTGAACCCTGATAGtgtgagggttgtatgtggggaGGATTCGGTTATGGTGGATGTGCTACAGGACCTTCTAGCTATTGGCCAGCTGATCAATGCTTCAGACATCACCCTTGGTGGTTGTGCACCCACTGGGCAGGATGCTTCTGGCACAGTGAGGTTTCAGTCTGTGCTGCAGGCCTGTGGAAGTACACTGATG ATGACTGCTGATGCCCTGGTCTATAGCTTTGCATTGATCTACACCCCCAGTGGTATTAATGGCAGccccattgtgaggaccaatggTGCTGTGGTTGGCATTGAGTGTCACTATTTGAG GAAGCAGAATGTGAGCAGCAATGCCCTGGTGCCAACCTGGATCCCCTACTATGCTACAATGGCGGCTGAGGCACAACTGAATTTCTCACTGAGGCTGATGGATG ATGCATGGCAGAATGAGAGGGCCTCCAATGTGTACTTCCTGGGAAGTGTCCTGAACATTGAAGCCTCTGTCCTTGTGGGCAACAGTCAGCCCCTGCGTGTCTTTGTGGACAGCTGTGTGGCCACCTTGGTCCCTGATGTGACCTCTGTCCCTAGCTATGCCTTTGTGCAGAACTCTGG GTGCCTGACTGATGCCAAGGTGACAGGATCCCGCTCCCAGTTCCTGCCCAGAAAGCAGGATGACAAGCTGCAGCTTCAGCTGGATGCTTTCAGGTTCTCTCAGGATGGCAGGAGCTCA CTGTACATTACTTGCAGCCTGAGAGCAACAGTGGCTTCTGTGCCTGTGGATTCCCAACACAAGGCTTGTTCCTTCTCTCTTGCCGCTAACAG GTGGGTGTCTGTGGATGGGAATGAccaggtgtgtggctgctgtGACGCCAGCTGTGGGCTTGCAGGTGTAGCAG GTGCTCAAGGCACAGGTTTTCTGGGCCCCATTGCTATCCAACAGGGTCCTCCCACGGCTAGTCAGCCTGGACAGCTGTATATTCTGAAGGGATAG